tatttattttttttccccacatttaccaactttttttctaTCGAGTTACCACTTCGACTAGCTGGTCAACTTTTTAACATTGCCAtctcttcaaaaaaattaataatttcaaCTAGAATGATTTCCATCTTTTCACTGTTAAAGTTACCAgcgtgtttaaaaaaaattacttactCTCTGATTTTTGAAATAATCTGTTTTATCTGTTACCAATCTTTATTTACCTTTCATTCTTATATGAAATCACTAACTTTTAAATTAAGTAATTTATCGATCTTGTTCCAATTGAACTTGAGTTATTTGGGTTACAATTTCTCATTCAAGTCAGCTGTCAACGtttatttggatttttcagTTAATTAAATATTCTATTAAGTAACTTAGTCCCAAAAAATAGTTAGCAAGCCAACTACAATAAAGGTTGGTAATTTCAAATATTAGTCGAAAAATTTAAgccataattaaaaaaaggtaaaaaaaagttggtaaaagcCGATAAAAGTTTGTAATTTAGAGAAAAATGCACTTGTTAACTAATATATATGAAAGTTGTAACAGAAAAATAGTGGATAACTTAATCGAAGAAAATTCAATTAGTCACTATGGTTAAGAATTGATAATTTCTAAACAGAGttcagtaaaatttaacgggtGCCTAAAAATGCAAACAAAAATTGTTGTAAATGAtaagaaatgttgaaaattaaagaaaaaataacatcGATAAGTAACACAAATTAGAGTTGTTAACCCAAATCTAAGCGGTAATATTGGGAGAAAAGTTAATGATCCATGCTAATTTAGGTTTGTAGTCCTATGAATGAGTTAGTAAGTGTAAGGGGTTGCTAATCAGACCAATAAAAGTTGATAACTCAATAGATTAGctgttaaattaaaaataaataaatattggtAAGTCACACGAATGAAATTGGAAACCCAAAATAATTATAGGTGGTAATTTAATCTAACAAAAGTTGATAAACCACCATTATGTTAGGTTGGTAAATTTCATGTTGGAGTCAATAAATGCGAAGCCTTAGAGAGTTATGTGAACAAAAGTTGGCAAGGTAGTAAAATAAACGGGTGATTTTCAAACTAtgaaaaagttggtaatttccaCTAAAATGTTGCTAAATTACCAACAAgctactagaaaaaaaaaacattgttaGACTATTCTATTTCGCCCATGATTTTCTTAATGCTTACACAGACAATTATTGATATATATCAGAGTGGGAAACTAATTCGTATTCTTTGGACCCAAGACAAGAGGACTATACGTATTCGACCTTCCTTGACACGTAACGATAAATAAGACCGTTTACCTAGTCCTAGTCCCACGTAAAGAAAAAGCAATATACAGCTAGCAACCAACATTTTAATTACTCCTTTCTCTTCAAACTCAATTGGTCAACAAGCTTTATGGCCCTACGCCAAGGAGAACACTTCAAGCAATTGGACCCCACACACAATGTGTGTTCtccatgaaagaaaagaaagggaagctCGTCATCAACAGAAGTAAGAACGAAAGATAAAgtcttaaaaaaacaaaaaaacaaaagaagaagaaactgagATTTAATTTCTTAGGGCGCAAACGACAATACTTATAGAGTAGAATTTCTATTTCGGAACTGCTTTCGGAGCATAAATTCATTTTGATCgcacaactttatttttctacttttagagcATTTTTTCGTTCcggaagtagttttggagccacttaaaaaaataaaataaaaattacttctctttagaagtagctagaagttgatttttcgagaggagtgttgccatgcacgccAGGTATACCTGCAACCTTCCCCTCCGTTTTGAGTTGACCAGAAGGATTAATTTATCAATTAAGGTGCAGTTAAGGAAACTTCGAGCTCGTCGCTCCATATCCAATCCTCCCAAGTTGACAGCcattaatatatttattgttCGACTGTGATGTTATTAAGAACTTGGTAGCAAACCAACTTCATGGATTGAAATAATGGCATGATTGCACTGTCAATAGCGGAGCGTGACCACAATATCCGACTTCCATTTCTTAATTAATCAGCTTGGTTAGTAGGTACACAGCTTCAGGCCTGCGCGCATGCACGAGCCAGGGAGCACGACATGATCCTCTTGAAGTCTTAATTTGCTTTGTGCACAGCTCCTCTTCAAAGTCAAATTTGTAAGAGAAGACGAAGAGTACTTAATCCGATTTCGGATTACTCAGATGGTACGCGAGTCGCAGGGCTATGTAGTGAAGGGTTTCTTTCACATAAAGATACGGCGCGGAGTCGTTCTATCTCGATCATCAATGAAACGAGTAGTTAGCCGATACGAGAATCATTACTTTTGAACTATACATGATTGTTCTCACATTCCTTCATCGGAGCGATGACCGAAAGTTCGCCCCGAGGCGATGGCACGGTGGCAAACACTCTCATTTACTTATTATAGTCGTCGGTTCGACTCACAAAAGTTCTCATTAGCATGTTGGGATACCCCTTTTTAGGGACTATGGCCtcatgaatgattttttcttctatttgttAAAATGCATGTGCGAGTTGTGTTAGAATGAGTCCCGCAACGAAGAATagtaattaatatatcctaattggttcataactcattggcttaaacttttgaatgaaggtTGGCccaattggatatattgacgTGCTTGGATTTAAACTCCATCTTCGCAATCTTCCCatctatattgatttttttgtgaaatctcAAGTAAGGAATCTCATGACCGATGCCGTTTCTGAGCAACCTTTATGGTTCGGTTTGGTGAAAGAAACATGGGGTTAAGGTGGGTGTTTTGATAAAGCAACCTGATCCCAATGGCAGCCTTCATGGCTGGGTCCGAAGAAAAAGATCGAAGATGAAGGAGGACCTCGCTATGGTGTGGGCATTGTTATTGTTGCAGTCCTCACAAgacaacaaaataaatattcaagTTTAGACACATTGATGCAGAAAAAACCTGAATTCAGGAGAGGCATACCTAATATTGTGTTTACGCGTGAGGGAAAGATTATTGAGATGCATGCATGAGTTATGTTAAAAAATGTCTCACATCGAAGAATTGAAATTGGTGACTTAAATTTTTCGGTGAATGTGAGTTCatctggatatgttgacgggttcGGATTTGTGCTCTCTTTTGATAATCTCCCCACCTTCTGCTGCCTAGCAACAAAAATAGATACATCGAAGTAATTAGTGTGAGTTGCATCATATGATTGATGAGCTCCACTGTGATGTCTAAAAACTTTCTTGCATGCACATCATCGTGATTCGTCGTGTCAAGGTTCGATTTCTTGTGAACTAAAGAGTGGAGTTTTGTGCATCGGAATGGATAATACATCTGATTTGTGGAAGTGACGTCGGGGTGTTTGTGCTAGGAATCTTGGAGTTGAACGAATACAAACTTAGAGGATCTTTAAAAGCGTGGTCGACCTCTTATGAGCAAACCGGTCAAGTGCCGAGGCCACTCTTTTAATGAGTTCATAACAGGTTGAAATCAGTTATTGTAACGAAGTGATTTGTATGTCTCACTCGAGAGACTAGATGCCTGATTAAATGGAGCATGGTAGATTCGGTGTGTGTGGATATGATTCGCCAAACCGTGCTTAAGAACGATTTATCAATGGAAGGCTAGTTTGGTATTCTTAGCTCATCAGGCATCGCAGCTCATCGTTCAAGAAACCGTCTGGCCCATGACAAAGTTCTGTGCTCAATTTTTTAGGCCTCGGTGATCGTCACCTTTTCCTGGACAACAAGCAGATTGTAAATCATACATAGGCTATAGGGTTTAGGTTTAAGCTATAGCTATTAGACAAGCTAGGGTCCCCACGGATAGTCATTCTCATTGGCGCATGCCCAGTTGAAATATTCAAATCACGGCAAACGTTGACGCCAGAAAGTGAAGTGACCCCCTCCCTCTTTCCTCCTGCTCTTTTGAAATCTTGAAGAGATCTTCAAAAACTTCGCTACGtgtaagaaaaaagaagaaggaaaaattactaaGAAAGGCAAGAGTCATGGGAAGAAGCCCCATTGCCATTGGGTGTTTTGTTGGCTATTTGAAAAACACATGCCaacccctccctctctctctctctctcgatcgaagAACTTTAATCACGTTGTTTAGTATACCACGAAAAACGAAAGCAAGGATTAAGAAAGAGGGCTTGTCCCGATGCAAGATTGGTAACACTTGAGGCAGGTTCTATCTGGGGTTGTTGCAAACGCCCTTTCGAAGTtgactctctccctctcgacaCTATTATACACAATTTCGTTCTTGTTGCATCAGAGGAAAAGGATTAGGATCCCCACCTTCATATATAAACAATCTCGTTCAACAGCAATCCTTTCTGTgtcgaagaaagaaagaaagatccaCAAAAGGAGagtaacgagagagagagagagatgattccTCTTCCGCCGCCGGGCGCGAGTTCTTGCTTCCCCAGCGCGGCGGCTCAAGGGCTTCAGATGTACGGCGCGGCCGCCGGCCACCACGAGGACATTGGCGTCGTGGCCAACTCCTCCATGGACGACGACAACAACCCGGCTGCTGCGTCGACCTCGGCTGCGGATGCGCACTCCAACTCTCTCCTTTACAGCCTCTCGCTCCTCAAAGAGAAGGTCCACCAAGTCCAGTCCCTCATCTCCGTCCTCGTGTCTCCCCCGCAGATTGCCGGCCAATCGGCTGCCACGGCCTCGATGGCCATGGCGAGCATGGTCACTACAATCCAAGAGCTCATCGTCGCCGCCTCTTCCATGATGTACGCTTGCCAACAGATGAGCAACGCCTCCGCTTCTTCGGCAGACAACGCGACCGCCCATCAAGAACTGattcagcagcagcagcagcaacaccGAGTCAAACCCGTCGACCACCACGGAGGGCTATTGTCCCATCACCACTCTCAGCCCACCGGTATTTATGCTTCTGATCAAACCTTTGACTGGTTCACTGATAATAGCTACGTCAGCTCGCCTGCTGTGGGAAATCACAATAGCGGTAACAGCAATAGTAACAATAGTTCCAGGGTTGGTCAAAACCGGAGGGATCAAGAACTGCCTCGACCGTGCGTCGGTCAACGCGGTCATAACGAAGGCTCGTCGCGAGGGACTTCTCTGAAGAGCGGCAGTGGCAATTTCGACATCATCGAGGTCGATGCCTCGGAGCTTTTGGCCAAGTACACTCACTACTGCCAAATCTGCGGGAAAGGGTTCAAGCGGGACGCGAACCTGAGGATGCACATGAGGGCTCACGGCGACGAGTACAAGACCAGCTCTGCTCTTAGCAACCCTTTAAAGAACAGCAGCGGGAACAGCAGCTCGAGTGGTGCCGCCGATGACAAGGAGTGTCTGACAAAAACGCCGAGGAAGTACTCGTGCCCGCACCAGGGTTGCCGGTGGAACCAGAAGCATGCCAAGTTCCAGCCGCTCAAGTCGATGATCTGCGTCAAGAACCACTACAAGCGGAGCCACTGCCCGAAGATGTACGTGTGCAAGAGGTGCAACCGGAAGCAGTTCTCCGTGCTGTCCGATCTGAGGACTCACGAGAAGCACTGCGGGGATCTGAAGTGGCAATGCTCGTGCGGCACTACCTTCTCTAGGAAAGACAAGCTGATGGGTCACGTCGCCTTGTTCGTGGGGCACTCGCCCTTGATCAACTTGACGAAGCCGGGGAAAGCGGAGGGCCATTCGGCCGTGACACCGACGATGACGATAGACGATAGGTAATCTGCACGTGTTCTTGATGATAATCAACTtagcttttccttcttttctttttacagcTTCTTTCTCTAGCTTGTGTACATACTGCTGTCTGGTGCATCAGCTATACAGAGTTCCAACTGATAGCTGGTCTTGCCATATTTGACATTGCTATGTTTTAGGGGGTGAAGTATCCTAGTGGGAAGAGTTTCGCTTGCATGGGCTGATCCGACATGCTTTGCTGTCTTGCGATACGTTCACGGAACGTGTATATATTCTTGTGAACTGGTGAATCTGATCCGACTGTAGC
The genomic region above belongs to Rhodamnia argentea isolate NSW1041297 chromosome 6, ASM2092103v1, whole genome shotgun sequence and contains:
- the LOC115734412 gene encoding protein SENSITIVE TO PROTON RHIZOTOXICITY 2 → MIPLPPPGASSCFPSAAAQGLQMYGAAAGHHEDIGVVANSSMDDDNNPAAASTSAADAHSNSLLYSLSLLKEKVHQVQSLISVLVSPPQIAGQSAATASMAMASMVTTIQELIVAASSMMYACQQMSNASASSADNATAHQELIQQQQQQHRVKPVDHHGGLLSHHHSQPTGIYASDQTFDWFTDNSYVSSPAVGNHNSGNSNSNNSSRVGQNRRDQELPRPCVGQRGHNEGSSRGTSLKSGSGNFDIIEVDASELLAKYTHYCQICGKGFKRDANLRMHMRAHGDEYKTSSALSNPLKNSSGNSSSSGAADDKECLTKTPRKYSCPHQGCRWNQKHAKFQPLKSMICVKNHYKRSHCPKMYVCKRCNRKQFSVLSDLRTHEKHCGDLKWQCSCGTTFSRKDKLMGHVALFVGHSPLINLTKPGKAEGHSAVTPTMTIDDRG